The following proteins are encoded in a genomic region of Drosophila willistoni isolate 14030-0811.24 chromosome 2L unlocalized genomic scaffold, UCI_dwil_1.1 Seg196, whole genome shotgun sequence:
- the LOC6639812 gene encoding glycerol kinase, giving the protein MNNGRYGRFGALIGISYVSGTHCRFLIYSTRNAEVLAFHELKLRQIVHQAGWLEYDPSEIYKSMQECIEIAYKNLVILEINPHDIIAVGIVNQRGTTVLWNKQTGQALHNAIAWCDSRSTPLLKTCLHNNNNNVDYVRHRSGLPLSSCFSALKIRWLLENVPAVGKTIEEDKCLFGTLDSWLLWNLTGGVNVGIHSTDITNAHYTGLMNLTSQQWDAKLCKFFKLPIDILPRIRSNSEIYGYVLEGPLLGVPIAGVMGEQPAAMLGQLCLKPGQNICTLDDSCFVLLNTGRQLLASQNGLISGIAYKLGAQTETCYTLEGAISNAGSTVNWLRQRLKINTEINSNDNVMESLTTFLGESSMISSSCSSSMLNVECGLAAKRSEVTFVPAFHGLYAPYWRYDARGILLGLTSQTTAENITQAAYEATGFQIYEVLQAFKKDTPNWDHSRMQPVLTFGGDYAESTHLVQFISDIIGYMLERPQTTSPSGLGVMIAAGITMRAVSLEYAIKMYAPPTDVYAPTTTPNRRELLYRRWDYAVKRCLNWNNYETYESDIELFAQREHDPNFSIRRSLPGSLFITTSFALFLLANYLKNNPLS; this is encoded by the exons ATGAATAACGGTCGCTATGGCAGATTTGGAGCACTCATTGGCATTTCATACGTGAGCGGCACGCATTGCCGTTTTCTG ATCTATTCCACTCGCAATGCAGAAGTACTGGCTTTCCATGAGTTAAAATTACGTCAAATAGTTCACCAGGCTGGCTGGTTGGAGTACGATccatccgagatatacaaatcGATGCAAGAGTGCATAGAG ATTGCCTATAAGAATTTGGTTATACTGGAAATCAATCCGCATGACATCATAGCCGTGGGTATAGTCAATCAGCGAGGCACCACTGTCCTATGGAACAAACAAACTGGTCAGGCCCTACATAATGCCATCGCCTGGTGCGATTCTCGGTCTACTCCCTTGCTGAAGACTTGTcttcataataataataataacgtGGACTATGTGAGACATCGCAGTGGTCTCCCGCTGAGTAGCTGCTTTAGCGCCCTGAAAATCCGTTGGCTACTAGAAAATGTTCCTGCAGTGGGCAAAACAATTGAGGAAGATAAATGTCTATTTGGGACTTTGGACTCTTGGCTGTTATGGAATTTAACGGGCGGCGTAAATGTTGGAATACACTCCACAGATATCACCAATGCTCACTATACGGGTCTAATGAATCTGACCAGCCAACAATGGGATGCCAAActatgtaaattttttaaacttccAATCGATATACTGCCCCGTATACGTTCCAATTCTGAGATCTATGGCTATGTGCTGGAGGGTCCATTGCTGGGTGTGCCCATTGCTGGAGTTATGGGTGAACAACCGGCTGCTATGCTGGGTCAACTGTGCCTAAAGCCGGGACAGAATATTTGCACGTTGGATGACAGTTGCTTTGTTCTCCTCAATACGGGACGACAATTGTTGGCATCGCAAAATGGACTGATTAGTGGAATTGCTTATAAACTTGGTGCGCAGACGGAGACATGCTACACTCTGGAGGGGGCCATTTCCAATGCAGGATCAACAGTAAATTGGTTACGCCAGCGTCTGAAGATTAATACCGAAATCAATTCCAATGACAATGTAATGGAGTCACTAACCACATTTTTGGGGGAGAGTTCCATGATATCGTCTTCGTGTTCATCTTCTATGTTGAATGTGGAATGCGGTTTGGCTGCCAAACGATCAGAGGTAACATTTGTTCCCGCATTTCATGGTCTATATGCTCCTTATTGGCGTTACGATGCTAGGGGTATACTCTTGGGCTTAACCAGTCAGACGACAGCGGAGAATATAACCCAAGCGGCATATGAGGCTACAGGATTTCAAATCTATGAAGTACTTCAGGCATTTAAAAAGGATACACCCAACTGGGATCATTCGCGCATGCAGCCTGTATTGACCTTTGGCGGGGATTATGCCGAGAGCACGCATCTGGTACAATTTATATCAGATATTATTGGTTATATGCTGGAGAGGCCGCAGACTACTTCGCCATCGGGATTGGGTGTTATGATAGCTGCTGGAATTACAATGCGAGCGGTCAGTTTGGAATATGCCATCAAAATGTATGCGCCACCCACAGATGTCTATGCTCCCACAACCACACCGAATA GACGTGAGTTGCTTTATCGTCGCTGGGACTATGCAGTTAAACGTTGCCTTAACTGGAACAATTATGAGACCTACGAATCGGATATAGAGCTATTTGCTCAACGTGAACATGATCCCAATTTTTCTATACGACGATCTCTGCCGGGAAGCTTATTTATAACCACTTCCTTTGCGTTATTTTTGTTGGCCAACTACCTAAAAAACAATCCCTTGAGTTAA